From Pseudomonas sp. AN-1:
AGGTAGTACTTGAACAGCTTGATCCCGGAGCGGACCAGCATGCTCTCGAACTCCTGCACCGAGCCCATGAACTCCTCGTATTCGGCCTCGCTGCAGAAACCCATCACCCGCTCTACGCCGGCGCGGTTGTACCAGCTGCGGTTGAACAGCACGAGTTCCTGGGCGGACGGCAGGTGCGGCGCGAAGCGCTGGAAATACCACGACGAGCGGTCGCGGTCCGAGGGCCGACCGAGGGCGACCACGCGCGTCTCGCGCGGGCTGAGGTGCTGGATGATGCGCTTGATGGTGCCGTCCTTGCCGGCCGCATCACGGCCCTCGAGGATGATCAGGATCTTGTCGTCGCATGCGATGAAGTGGTGCTGTAGCTTGACCAGTTCGACCTGCAGCTTGCGCAGGGCCTTCTTGTAGGTCTTCTTCGAGACCGG
This genomic window contains:
- the ppk2 gene encoding polyphosphate kinase 2, which translates into the protein MGRQGDQPKPGGALPPVSKKTYKKALRKLQVELVKLQHHFIACDDKILIILEGRDAAGKDGTIKRIIQHLSPRETRVVALGRPSDRDRSSWYFQRFAPHLPSAQELVLFNRSWYNRAGVERVMGFCSEAEYEEFMGSVQEFESMLVRSGIKLFKYYLDISKEEQKRRLAERKANPLKQWKSSPIDDQALKQWKAYSQARNEMLARTHTLTAPWTLVRADNKRLTRLNLIKDLLSRLHYAGKDERLLRADPGIVFTYAYSNIGDGQLEP